GCCTCACGCTCTCGTCCGGTCTCCCGATCAACGTCGCCGGTGCCCCGAGCTCAGCTCGGGCCATCATCGTGCTGCAGGAGGCCTTTGGGGTCAATGACCACATTCGAACGGTGACCGATCGCTACGGCGCAGAGGGCTTCTACGCCGTCGCGCCAGAGCTCTTTCACCGTGACGGCTCACCGGAGATTGACTACACCGACTTCACCTCGGCCCTCACCCACATGGGCAACTTCACTCGCGAGGGGCTCGAAGCGGATCTGCGTGATGCCGCAACCTGGCTGAACGAGCAGGGCTTTACCACCGAGCAGATTGGCATCGTCGGCTACTGCATGGGTGGCACCGTCGCGAGCTTCGCGAACACGCTCGGCATCGTCGGCGCCGCCGCCTCCTACTACGGCGGCGGGGTCGTCAACCCCCGATTCCATCTGCCCTCCATCGTGCAGATGACCGCCGACTTTCGCTCCCCCTGGCTCGGTCTCTACGGAGGACTAGATAAGGGCATCCCAATGAGCGAGATTGACGCTCTCCGCGAAGCGCTCGCGAACGCCGACGTCTCGACCGACCTCGTTGTCTACGAGGAGGCCGACCACGGCTTTAACTGCAACGACCGCACCAACGTCTATCACGCTGATGCCGCGGCCGACGCGACGCAGCGCACCTACGAGTT
The Pseudomonadota bacterium genome window above contains:
- a CDS encoding dienelactone hydrolase family protein, with translation MTARLTLSSGLPINVAGAPSSARAIIVLQEAFGVNDHIRTVTDRYGAEGFYAVAPELFHRDGSPEIDYTDFTSALTHMGNFTREGLEADLRDAATWLNEQGFTTEQIGIVGYCMGGTVASFANTLGIVGAAASYYGGGVVNPRFHLPSIVQMTADFRSPWLGLYGGLDKGIPMSEIDALREALANADVSTDLVVYEEADHGFNCNDRTNVYHADAAADATQRTYEFFRHELRDPAA